A window of the Coprobacter fastidiosus genome harbors these coding sequences:
- a CDS encoding sensor histidine kinase produces the protein MRSHYMTNILRNHKRFLYSFFTILLIACNFPVQKTTASESSAPILIISSYNPDTQFTTSTIISFNDTYRHLGGKSPISIENMNCQSLSESQTWKKRLKNILLKHKQLPPKLIILIGQEAWASYLSQDTLLFKNTPVLCSMASRNVVLLPDNNQDIKLWNPESIDVFKDMPNRNIKAGFAYEYDIKKNIELIMNLYPLTRNIAFISDNTYEGISLQALVKKEFKNFPDLNLILLDGRLKTIYSIIEDIKNLPPNTVILFGTWKVDASNAFFIKNAIYTMSGVNPKVPVFSIISFGLNNWVLGGYSPNYRQQGPDMAKQAINIEKGEEANIKFIPNEYIFDFNKIKESDIPIEKLPRNSILLNKTLPLWKEYPVEFISIISVLIILVIALCCTLFFYFRTKKVKEHLEMSEKELIIAKDRAEESNRLKSAFLANMSHEIRTPLNAIVGFSTVLAEENKNKEQQEYLDIIQKNSDLLLRLINDILDLSRLESGRVQFNFSLCDITQLCRDQIAIINRVKKNAIAYIFEADEPLSMVTDPQRLQQIFINLLNNAGKFTDTGTITLSYNIEPDKNRVIFSVSDTGCGIPKEKQRQVFERFEKLNEFAQGSGLGLSICKLTINKMGGDIWIDPDYTKGSRFCFSHPLNLKMPLEKKHRFI, from the coding sequence ATGAGATCGCATTATATGACAAATATACTTAGAAATCACAAACGTTTTCTTTACAGCTTTTTCACAATATTGCTCATAGCTTGCAATTTTCCGGTACAGAAGACAACGGCATCCGAAAGTTCAGCTCCGATATTGATTATCAGTTCATACAATCCGGATACACAATTCACGACTTCCACCATCATATCTTTCAACGACACGTATCGACACCTCGGCGGAAAATCACCGATCTCTATCGAAAACATGAACTGCCAAAGTCTGTCCGAATCTCAAACATGGAAAAAACGACTTAAAAACATACTACTAAAACACAAGCAATTACCTCCTAAACTAATTATTCTCATAGGTCAAGAGGCATGGGCATCATATCTCTCTCAAGATACACTACTGTTCAAAAACACCCCTGTACTATGCAGCATGGCAAGTAGAAATGTTGTTCTTCTGCCCGACAACAATCAAGATATTAAACTTTGGAATCCTGAAAGTATCGACGTCTTCAAAGATATGCCGAACCGGAATATAAAAGCCGGATTTGCATACGAATATGATATAAAGAAAAATATCGAACTGATCATGAACCTTTATCCGCTGACCCGCAATATAGCATTCATATCGGACAATACATACGAAGGTATCTCTTTGCAAGCATTAGTAAAAAAAGAATTCAAGAATTTTCCGGACCTCAACCTCATATTATTAGACGGCCGATTAAAAACAATCTATTCGATCATTGAAGATATCAAAAATCTGCCTCCTAATACGGTCATCTTATTCGGGACATGGAAAGTCGACGCATCAAACGCTTTCTTCATAAAAAACGCCATATATACGATGTCCGGCGTTAATCCCAAAGTTCCGGTATTCTCAATTATATCATTCGGATTAAACAATTGGGTATTAGGCGGATATTCTCCGAATTATCGACAGCAAGGCCCCGACATGGCAAAACAGGCTATCAATATAGAAAAAGGGGAAGAAGCCAACATCAAATTTATTCCTAACGAATATATCTTCGATTTCAATAAAATCAAAGAATCTGATATTCCGATCGAAAAACTTCCTCGAAATTCTATTCTTCTCAATAAAACATTGCCATTGTGGAAAGAATATCCTGTCGAGTTCATTTCTATCATTTCGGTATTAATTATTCTTGTGATCGCTCTTTGCTGTACTCTATTCTTTTATTTCCGCACAAAAAAAGTAAAAGAACATCTGGAAATGTCTGAGAAAGAATTAATCATCGCTAAAGATAGAGCAGAAGAATCGAATCGGTTAAAAAGCGCCTTTTTAGCAAATATGAGTCACGAAATCCGAACCCCGTTAAATGCTATTGTAGGATTCTCGACCGTACTCGCCGAAGAAAATAAGAACAAAGAACAACAAGAATATCTGGATATTATTCAAAAAAATTCGGATTTATTACTTCGGCTCATCAACGATATTCTCGATTTATCACGTCTTGAATCGGGAAGAGTTCAATTCAATTTTTCCCTCTGCGACATTACACAGCTATGTCGTGACCAAATTGCAATAATAAACCGGGTCAAAAAAAATGCAATTGCTTATATATTCGAAGCAGACGAACCGCTTTCTATGGTAACCGACCCTCAACGATTACAACAAATCTTCATCAATCTGCTGAATAATGCTGGAAAATTTACCGATACCGGAACAATCACTCTTTCCTATAATATAGAACCAGACAAAAACAGGGTGATATTCTCCGTATCCGATACCGGTTGCGGCATTCCTAAAGAGAAACAACGGCAAGTATTCGAGAGATTCGAAAAACTAAATGAATTTGCACAAGGCTCTGGGCTCGGATTGTCTATTTGCAAATTAACCATCAATAAAATGGGAGGAGATATATGGATAGACC
- a CDS encoding ATP-binding protein, which produces MKRIHFIAFNIMAAIFIITAVLGINGCHKNKSQTDYNILVIHSFDSLYTWGKEIKEGINDAFSHHNLSVKIRHFYLNCEMLNARQEIDTLSRLLDEYTYDPPHMILIEDDQATFSLITSNHPITHIVPIIFSGVSYLNCDILTGYNNITGFECKRDFIACYKLAKHIIPNITRINILTDSTVLGQSSRKEFLKQWQTVSQTEKEKIKIKFIPYREMKTFRVLYPFYNASKGDIFILPKWDFIISQFSNISAQPFFTVCNEGIGENITGGILGGIFTLPYQQGFDGANLAAQILKGEKTITNVPLQYHKDRPVFDWPQIKRLNISKSQLPENSFIYNIPIYEKYKTEFIIIILTAFILLFFLIFLYLLEKKKKKRIQIRLHNKQELLEQALQVGNFHTWSYDLITRKLTFDKHFFQSTGLPLTENYKINRISLIRRIHPDDRRNVYNTLLSSIYGKDAKVVVQFRISLNSPDEYEWRETHFSLSPYISYSNAQIYGLCSSIEHIKQREMELIVARDLAAKAELRQSFVANISHEIRIPLNAIIGFTNLLSDENAFTPNERQSFIKTINRNCNILLKLINDILELSKLEANTISLVSEPCNMEQILELVYSQHKMRIPESIQFSIETPHKQTIIKSDSIRLTQLLSNILDNAIKFTQEGNITIGYSIDHNQYLTLFVKDSGIGISEEEQNLIFDRFYKCNEFTQGPGLGLSICAAIAQLFEANISVESKPGKGSCFSIHIPIRKDDQISFGEDREIKPLFPTNADHNTENNENQSQETTLLIAEDIESNFLLLKTIIGNRCRILWAKNGKEAIELYRNNSVDLILLDIKMPEMNGIEALKEIRKLSADIPIIMQTAYAFDSDKDIAIEAGCTGFITKPINPVVLKQTISNYISGIIW; this is translated from the coding sequence ATGAAAAGGATTCATTTCATAGCATTCAATATCATGGCTGCTATTTTTATTATAACAGCCGTATTGGGTATAAACGGTTGTCATAAAAACAAGTCTCAAACCGATTATAACATTCTTGTCATCCATTCATTCGATTCTCTTTATACTTGGGGGAAAGAGATTAAAGAGGGGATAAACGATGCTTTTTCTCACCATAATCTCTCGGTAAAGATCAGACATTTTTATCTGAATTGTGAAATGCTGAACGCCCGGCAAGAAATCGATACGTTATCCCGCTTATTAGATGAATATACCTACGACCCACCCCACATGATTCTAATAGAAGACGACCAGGCTACTTTTTCTCTGATCACCAGCAATCACCCGATTACACATATTGTACCTATTATTTTTTCAGGAGTAAGTTACCTAAACTGCGATATACTTACCGGATATAACAATATTACCGGATTCGAATGCAAGCGGGATTTTATCGCTTGCTATAAATTAGCAAAACACATTATTCCAAACATTACGAGAATCAATATTCTGACAGACAGTACAGTTTTAGGTCAATCTTCACGAAAAGAATTTCTAAAACAATGGCAAACTGTTTCCCAAACAGAAAAAGAAAAGATCAAAATAAAATTTATTCCATACCGTGAAATGAAAACATTCAGAGTATTATATCCTTTCTATAATGCATCAAAAGGGGATATTTTCATTTTACCCAAATGGGATTTTATAATTTCACAATTCTCCAATATTTCAGCACAACCGTTTTTCACGGTTTGTAATGAAGGGATAGGGGAAAATATAACCGGAGGAATTCTCGGAGGGATTTTTACACTCCCGTATCAACAAGGTTTCGACGGGGCTAATCTTGCCGCACAAATACTGAAAGGCGAGAAAACCATAACCAATGTTCCCCTGCAATACCACAAAGACCGTCCCGTTTTTGATTGGCCTCAAATAAAAAGACTGAACATATCCAAATCCCAACTACCGGAAAACAGTTTCATATACAATATTCCGATATATGAAAAATATAAAACAGAATTTATCATCATAATCCTGACAGCATTCATTTTGCTCTTTTTTCTGATATTTTTGTACTTACTCGAAAAGAAAAAAAAGAAACGTATACAAATCCGGTTACATAATAAACAGGAACTATTGGAACAAGCCTTGCAAGTCGGAAATTTCCATACATGGTCATACGATCTTATTACACGAAAACTCACATTCGACAAACATTTTTTTCAAAGCACAGGACTGCCTCTTACCGAGAATTACAAAATAAACCGAATATCGTTAATCAGAAGAATACATCCGGATGACCGAAGAAACGTTTACAATACTTTACTCTCCTCTATATATGGAAAAGACGCAAAAGTAGTAGTACAATTCAGAATAAGTCTCAATTCTCCGGATGAATATGAATGGAGGGAAACCCATTTTTCTTTATCTCCGTACATATCCTATTCTAATGCTCAAATATACGGACTTTGTTCCTCCATAGAACACATCAAGCAGCGGGAAATGGAGCTTATCGTCGCCCGCGATCTGGCCGCAAAAGCAGAACTGAGACAATCTTTCGTAGCCAACATCAGCCATGAAATCCGTATTCCGCTCAATGCAATTATCGGATTCACCAACCTACTATCCGATGAGAACGCTTTCACACCCAATGAACGGCAGTCTTTTATAAAAACGATAAACCGAAACTGCAACATTTTGCTGAAACTAATCAATGATATTTTGGAACTCTCCAAATTAGAAGCCAATACAATATCCTTAGTTTCCGAACCCTGCAATATGGAACAAATTCTGGAACTCGTATATTCCCAACACAAAATGAGAATTCCTGAATCTATACAATTCTCAATAGAGACACCTCATAAACAGACAATTATAAAATCCGATTCGATACGTCTGACTCAGTTACTATCCAATATTCTCGATAATGCGATAAAATTCACGCAAGAAGGAAATATCACGATCGGTTACAGTATCGATCACAACCAATATCTCACACTGTTCGTAAAAGACTCAGGTATAGGAATCTCAGAAGAAGAGCAAAACTTGATCTTCGACAGATTTTATAAATGTAACGAATTTACACAGGGACCAGGACTCGGACTTTCTATTTGCGCTGCCATCGCCCAACTATTCGAAGCCAATATCAGCGTAGAATCCAAACCTGGAAAAGGAAGTTGCTTTTCCATTCATATTCCAATACGCAAAGATGACCAGATATCATTTGGTGAAGATAGAGAAATAAAACCCCTATTCCCGACCAATGCAGATCATAATACAGAAAACAACGAAAATCAATCCCAAGAAACAACACTGTTAATAGCCGAAGATATAGAAAGTAACTTTCTTTTGTTAAAAACGATAATAGGCAACAGGTGTCGCATCTTATGGGCAAAAAACGGAAAAGAAGCAATCGAATTATACCGAAATAATTCGGTAGATCTCATTCTCTTGGATATAAAAATGCCCGAAATGAATGGTATAGAAGCATTAAAAGAGATACGAAAATTATCTGCCGACATACCTATAATCATGCAAACCGCATATGCATTCGACTCAGATAAAGATATTGCAATAGAAGCCGGCTGCACCGGTTTTATTACCAAACCCATCAATCCGGTAGTACTAAAACAAACAATCAGTAACTATATTTCAGGCATTATCTGGTAA
- a CDS encoding DUF5074 domain-containing protein, which translates to MKRMNMQNIYRIFPLIFLLLTSCRGDEPVPVPREITISSGFYLLNEGNKGNNMATLDYFDYTNNTYYLNIYAERNPTVVKELGDVGNDLQIYGNRLYAVINCSNFIEVTDLKTTKHIGMIQIPSCRYIVFHKNKAYVSSYASIDGSDLYARQGYVAQIDTASLQVEKRVAVGSQPEEMVIIGDKLYVANSMCVSTGEMDHTVSVIDLNTFTEIKKIDVAVNLHRMKADRYGYIYVSSRGDYYDGKSDLYMINSRTDEVEGPLSIPVNNMCISGDSLYILAKEFNYITGYAESVYGIIDTRTHKILTRNFISDGTDTRIDMPYGIAVNPISKEIFVTDAKDFITPGKVYCFSPDGKKKWEEITGEIPSNIAFVLETQTTDN; encoded by the coding sequence ATGAAACGAATGAATATGCAAAATATTTACCGTATCTTTCCACTTATATTTTTGTTACTGACAAGCTGCCGGGGCGATGAGCCTGTTCCCGTTCCACGAGAAATCACCATAAGTTCGGGATTCTATCTGCTCAACGAAGGAAATAAAGGTAATAATATGGCTACTCTCGACTATTTCGACTACACCAATAATACCTATTATCTGAACATATATGCAGAGAGAAATCCGACTGTAGTCAAAGAATTGGGAGATGTCGGCAATGACCTGCAGATATACGGAAACAGGCTATATGCCGTAATTAACTGTTCTAATTTTATAGAAGTTACAGACCTGAAAACGACAAAACACATCGGTATGATCCAAATTCCGAGTTGCCGCTATATCGTTTTCCACAAAAACAAAGCATACGTATCATCGTATGCCAGCATAGACGGAAGCGATTTATACGCCAGACAAGGATATGTCGCCCAAATAGATACCGCTTCTTTACAAGTCGAAAAGAGAGTTGCCGTAGGGTCGCAACCGGAGGAGATGGTCATCATCGGAGATAAATTATATGTGGCAAATTCGATGTGCGTTTCGACCGGAGAAATGGATCATACGGTTTCGGTAATCGACCTGAATACATTTACCGAAATAAAAAAAATAGATGTTGCGGTAAACCTGCACCGGATGAAGGCAGATCGTTACGGTTACATTTATGTCTCGTCCAGAGGAGACTATTATGACGGGAAGTCCGATCTTTATATGATAAACAGTCGTACAGACGAAGTAGAAGGTCCTTTATCGATACCTGTCAATAATATGTGTATATCAGGAGACTCCTTATACATTCTTGCAAAAGAATTCAATTATATTACAGGATATGCAGAAAGTGTTTATGGAATCATAGACACCCGTACTCACAAAATCCTTACCCGAAATTTCATATCGGACGGAACCGATACCCGGATAGATATGCCATACGGCATCGCGGTAAATCCTATCAGCAAAGAAATATTCGTCACAGATGCCAAAGATTTCATCACACCGGGAAAAGTTTACTGTTTCTCTCCAGATGGCAAAAAGAAATGGGAAGAAATAACCGGAGAAATTCCATCGAACATTGCATTTGTGTTAGAAACTCAAACAACAGATAATTAA
- a CDS encoding TonB-dependent receptor, protein MRNFRFCDPALLYGIILWWIILPIRISGQTTAKIDTTKTYQLKEVVFTGKTINRDVVPAQTLSGKQLERLSVHSVADAIRYFSGVQIKDYGGIGGLKTVNIRSMGTNHVGVFYDGIQLGNAQNGTIDLGRFSLDNMEAITLYNGQKSSIFQPAKDFSSAGSVYLQSRTPRFEEGKKYNLKATFKTGSFGTVNPAILWEQKLSENISGSVSGEYLYTTGRYKFTYRKEGGYDTTAVRHNGDVNALRIETGLFGKIKDGNWKTKLYFYNSERGYPGAVVRNKFSNEDRQWDSNFFVQSSFRKSFAERYHLLISSKYAYDYLHYLADPRKDASVTYTNNHYRQQEVYLSAAQMYSIFDFWNISLSTDFQWNRLNADLINFAYPRRYSGLIAIASSFEMESVKLQASLLGTFTKETTSSAVVPASHKPQYTPTIIASYRPWKHIGLDIRAFYKKIFRMPTLNDLYYTFIGNVKLNPEYTTQYNVGVTYSKSFNGILRILEIQADGYYNQVRDKIVAMPTSNFFRWTMVNLGKVKIKGIDIAANAGWRFGTQWSIDTRINYTYQKAQDYTSTDDLYYKGQIPYVPLHNGSAVINAGYRNWELNYSFIYTGERYASRANTEENYVLPWYTSDLSLSKNLRWHKTGIRITAEINNLFNQQYEVVRSYPMPGTNFKLILNVTL, encoded by the coding sequence ATGCGTAATTTCCGATTTTGCGACCCTGCGTTATTGTACGGGATAATCTTATGGTGGATTATTCTGCCGATTCGCATATCCGGACAAACGACTGCCAAAATCGATACGACAAAAACCTACCAACTAAAAGAAGTCGTATTCACCGGAAAAACGATAAACAGAGATGTAGTTCCGGCACAAACGCTTTCAGGCAAGCAATTAGAAAGACTCAGCGTGCATTCTGTCGCAGATGCGATCCGATACTTCTCGGGAGTACAGATAAAAGATTATGGCGGAATCGGCGGATTGAAGACCGTCAACATCCGAAGCATGGGAACAAATCATGTGGGTGTATTTTATGACGGCATCCAACTGGGCAATGCTCAGAACGGGACAATCGACCTGGGACGTTTCTCATTAGACAATATGGAAGCGATCACCTTATACAACGGACAGAAAAGCAGTATCTTTCAACCGGCAAAAGATTTCAGTTCGGCAGGTTCGGTTTATCTGCAATCCAGAACTCCACGCTTTGAGGAAGGTAAAAAATATAATCTGAAAGCAACATTCAAAACCGGTTCGTTCGGAACGGTTAATCCGGCAATTCTTTGGGAACAAAAGCTGAGCGAGAATATAAGCGGATCGGTAAGCGGTGAATACCTCTATACCACGGGACGATATAAATTTACGTACCGTAAAGAAGGCGGATATGACACTACTGCCGTACGACACAACGGAGATGTAAACGCTTTACGGATAGAAACCGGTCTTTTCGGAAAAATAAAAGACGGCAACTGGAAAACAAAACTCTACTTCTATAATTCGGAACGGGGTTATCCGGGTGCTGTTGTCAGGAACAAATTTTCCAATGAAGACCGGCAATGGGACTCGAACTTTTTCGTACAATCGTCATTCCGAAAAAGTTTTGCAGAACGTTATCATCTTTTAATCAGCAGTAAATACGCGTATGATTATCTCCATTATTTAGCAGATCCGAGAAAAGATGCTTCTGTCACGTACACAAACAATCATTACCGGCAACAAGAAGTTTACTTATCGGCAGCCCAAATGTATTCTATATTCGATTTCTGGAACATCAGTTTATCGACAGATTTTCAATGGAACAGACTAAACGCCGATTTGATCAATTTTGCCTATCCGAGACGTTACTCGGGATTGATAGCGATAGCTTCTTCTTTTGAAATGGAGTCGGTAAAATTACAGGCAAGTCTGTTGGGGACTTTCACAAAAGAAACCACATCTTCTGCAGTCGTACCGGCCTCACACAAACCGCAATATACCCCGACAATTATTGCATCTTACCGTCCATGGAAACATATCGGATTAGATATAAGGGCTTTCTATAAAAAGATCTTCCGAATGCCGACTCTGAACGATTTATACTATACATTTATCGGCAATGTAAAACTAAACCCCGAATATACGACTCAATATAATGTCGGTGTTACATACAGCAAAAGCTTCAACGGAATATTACGCATATTGGAGATACAAGCAGACGGGTACTACAATCAGGTGCGGGACAAAATAGTCGCAATGCCGACATCCAATTTTTTCCGCTGGACAATGGTCAACTTAGGAAAAGTAAAAATTAAGGGAATCGACATTGCCGCCAATGCAGGATGGCGATTCGGAACACAATGGAGCATCGACACCCGCATAAATTACACTTACCAGAAGGCACAGGACTACACTTCTACCGACGATCTTTATTACAAAGGACAAATTCCGTATGTCCCCCTGCATAACGGATCGGCAGTCATCAATGCCGGATACAGAAACTGGGAACTGAATTACAGTTTCATATATACCGGAGAACGATATGCTTCGAGAGCCAATACCGAAGAAAACTACGTTCTTCCATGGTACACAAGCGATTTATCTCTATCGAAAAATCTCCGATGGCACAAAACCGGAATAAGAATAACCGCCGAAATCAACAACTTATTTAACCAACAATATGAAGTCGTGCGTTCTTATCCCATGCCCGGCACTAATTTCAAACTGATATTGAATGTTACACTTTAA
- a CDS encoding sugar MFS transporter: MKNKIDNTTIFRTPNGRSYLVPFILVTSLFLLWGFAHGLLDVLNKHFQLAFTMTKAESGLVQFSTYIAYFLMAIPAGIFMKKYGYKKGIILGLLLFATGAFSFIPAALMHSSTPFLIALFIIACGLCILETAANPYSTVLGPKESAAQRINLSQSFNGLGWILGPLVGGALIFGTPEGDSSALTKPYILVGSIVLVIGILFFFTKLPEIKEDDERTPVTENIPDKSVWKHRHFVLAVIAQFAYCAAQTGIFSFFINYVTEQDPSIDPEKASRFLAFGGMTLFMVGRLSGSMLMKWTTPNKLLVLFSLISSVCMLLVILALGRISLYALYTTFFFMSIMFPTIFALGLSNMGTLTKKASSYIVMGVAGGAFSPMLMGLIGENNMAVGFIVPFVAFIYILFFAAKGYRS, encoded by the coding sequence ATGAAAAACAAAATCGATAATACAACTATTTTCAGAACACCGAACGGCAGATCTTATCTCGTCCCATTTATTTTGGTCACCAGTTTGTTCTTGTTATGGGGATTTGCTCACGGATTGCTGGACGTGCTGAATAAGCATTTTCAACTTGCATTTACCATGACAAAAGCAGAATCGGGATTAGTACAATTCTCGACTTATATCGCTTATTTCCTTATGGCTATTCCTGCAGGAATCTTCATGAAAAAATACGGATATAAAAAAGGCATCATTCTGGGTTTATTACTCTTCGCAACCGGAGCATTTTCTTTTATCCCGGCAGCACTCATGCACTCTTCTACTCCGTTTCTGATCGCGTTATTCATAATTGCGTGCGGTTTATGTATTCTGGAAACAGCAGCAAATCCCTACTCAACAGTTTTAGGCCCTAAAGAATCGGCCGCACAAAGAATAAATTTGTCCCAATCATTCAACGGTCTGGGCTGGATACTCGGGCCTCTGGTCGGAGGTGCTCTGATTTTCGGTACTCCCGAAGGAGACTCCTCCGCTCTTACCAAACCCTATATTCTTGTGGGCAGCATCGTTCTGGTAATAGGTATTTTATTTTTCTTTACGAAGCTTCCCGAAATCAAGGAAGATGATGAAAGAACTCCGGTTACGGAAAATATTCCGGACAAATCGGTTTGGAAGCACCGCCATTTCGTACTTGCCGTAATAGCTCAGTTTGCCTACTGTGCCGCCCAAACCGGCATATTCAGTTTCTTTATCAATTACGTCACCGAACAAGACCCGAGTATCGATCCTGAAAAGGCATCGAGGTTTCTGGCTTTCGGCGGAATGACTTTATTCATGGTAGGAAGGCTTTCGGGGAGTATGCTGATGAAATGGACTACGCCCAATAAACTGCTTGTCCTATTCTCTTTGATTTCATCCGTATGCATGCTTCTGGTAATTCTCGCTCTGGGAAGAATATCATTATATGCCCTATACACGACCTTCTTTTTTATGTCGATCATGTTCCCTACGATTTTCGCACTCGGGCTTTCGAATATGGGAACTCTTACCAAAAAAGCTTCGTCATATATCGTTATGGGCGTAGCAGGTGGCGCTTTCAGTCCTATGCTTATGGGATTGATCGGAGAGAATAACATGGCTGTCGGATTCATCGTCCCGTTCGTTGCTTTTATATATATTCTGTTTTTTGCAGCCAAAGGTTATCGCTCGTAA
- a CDS encoding efflux transporter outer membrane subunit, which yields MKIVSKIYIVFVILIMTGLYSCKIGKKYSRPELHLPERITEQHSDSSTLADQDWKTIYTDTLLQSLIQKALDNNKDMLIAASRIKELAYRKRIATGDLFPTINAAIHPEREHTNDGGNNPDNDDSFEGKLSLSWEIDLWGNLRWARAESIAEYLASVEARRALQMSMIAQVAQYYYELVALDNELDIVRQTLDTWEKGLDLARIRFEGGLTSETSFRQAQVELARTATLVPELENKISQKENDLSLLVGEYEAVITRAKMNPDIYLPEQLPVGLPSTLLERRPDLRQAEQELIAAHAQVGVAFTNMFPKLTLTATYGIESSSLNDFLRSPYGFIGGTLLSPIFGAGKNIAKHKAQKEVFRQTCYRYEKSVLTAFQETKNAIVNFNKVKEARILKKNLYEASKGYVELAQLQYINGVINYLDVLDAQRGFFSAQTGLSNAIRDEQIAVVYLYKALGGGWDNLSPFDKEETKQ from the coding sequence ATGAAAATAGTATCCAAAATATACATAGTATTCGTTATTCTGATAATGACCGGACTCTATTCCTGCAAAATAGGGAAAAAATACAGTCGTCCGGAATTACACCTGCCCGAAAGAATTACGGAACAACATTCCGACTCGTCAACTCTGGCCGATCAGGATTGGAAAACTATATATACGGACACTTTATTGCAGTCTCTTATACAAAAGGCTCTCGATAATAACAAAGACATGCTGATCGCAGCGTCCCGTATAAAAGAATTGGCATATAGAAAAAGAATAGCTACCGGAGATTTATTCCCTACCATAAATGCGGCTATACATCCTGAACGGGAACATACGAATGACGGAGGAAATAACCCCGACAACGATGATTCGTTCGAGGGAAAACTTTCCCTATCATGGGAAATCGATTTATGGGGGAATCTACGCTGGGCACGTGCTGAAAGTATTGCCGAATATCTCGCATCGGTAGAAGCAAGACGTGCTTTACAAATGTCGATGATCGCACAAGTCGCACAATACTATTACGAACTGGTTGCATTGGACAACGAGCTGGACATCGTCCGCCAGACACTGGATACATGGGAAAAAGGTCTCGATCTGGCGAGAATCCGTTTTGAAGGGGGATTGACTTCGGAAACGTCTTTTCGTCAGGCTCAAGTAGAACTTGCCCGTACAGCGACATTAGTACCGGAACTGGAAAACAAGATTTCTCAAAAAGAAAACGACTTGTCGTTGCTTGTCGGAGAATATGAAGCTGTTATTACCCGGGCAAAAATGAATCCCGATATCTATTTGCCCGAACAACTGCCCGTAGGATTACCCTCGACCCTTTTGGAGCGACGTCCCGATCTGAGACAAGCCGAGCAAGAGTTAATTGCGGCGCATGCCCAAGTCGGTGTCGCCTTTACGAACATGTTTCCGAAATTAACTCTCACAGCTACTTACGGGATAGAAAGCTCTTCTCTGAATGATTTTTTACGTTCTCCTTACGGATTTATCGGAGGGACATTACTTTCTCCCATTTTCGGCGCTGGAAAAAACATCGCAAAGCATAAGGCTCAGAAAGAGGTATTCAGACAGACTTGTTATCGATACGAAAAATCGGTTCTGACAGCTTTTCAAGAAACAAAAAATGCAATTGTAAACTTTAACAAGGTAAAAGAAGCCCGTATCCTGAAAAAAAATCTTTACGAAGCATCAAAAGGATATGTAGAACTGGCCCAACTACAATATATTAACGGGGTCATCAACTATCTCGACGTATTAGATGCACAACGAGGATTTTTTTCTGCACAAACAGGTCTTAGCAATGCCATAAGAGATGAACAGATTGCTGTCGTTTATCTCTACAAAGCGTTAGGAGGAGGATGGGACAACTTATCTCCATTCGATAAAGAAGAGACTAAGCAATAA